In a genomic window of Nitrospirota bacterium:
- a CDS encoding GNAT family N-acetyltransferase: protein MTREDLNKKMEKMRELYAEKFLTEDCIFNTIHPGNRIFIGTGCGEPQYLVKALINYVRANPKAFFDAEVLQVWTLGVTPYSDAKFKDNFRTNSFFIGNNTRDAVNQGLADYTPVFLSQVPGLFQKKLVPVDVALIQTSLPDDHGFMSLGISVDIVKAAAENAVLVIAQVNPRMPRVLGDTFINIKEVDFIVPYDEPLLEYEDTVADEISQKIGTYVSRIVEDGDTLQVGYGSIPNAILAHLRNKKHLGVHTELLTDGIVDLMRLHVIDNTLKDLNRGKTVAAFCMGKHDTYDFLHDNAAIEFRPVNYTNNPTVLARQRNMTAINSALEIDLSGQATAESIGKLFYSGIGGQADFMRGAVLSQGGKTILAIQSTAENDETSRIVPFLTEGAGVTLSRGDIHYVVTEYGIAYLHGKNIRERAMDLISIAHPKFRGWLIEEAKARNLIYKDQAFISGVQGEYPESLEAFKTTRTGLDLQLRPVKLSDEPLLKDFFYSLSNDSMYRRFISSRTDMHHERLQPFVVIDYTTEMVILAVVPQEQKELIMGMAQYLIDEKSHTAEVAFVVRDEHQDKGIGAELLSYVTYLARKSGLLGFTAAVLMDNRQMLQLFESMGFIIEKRAEGGVYELKMSFRD, encoded by the coding sequence ATGACCAGAGAAGACCTGAACAAAAAAATGGAAAAGATGCGGGAACTCTATGCCGAGAAGTTCCTGACCGAGGATTGCATCTTCAACACGATCCACCCCGGCAACCGGATCTTCATCGGGACGGGGTGCGGCGAGCCCCAGTACCTCGTCAAAGCGCTCATCAACTATGTCCGGGCCAATCCCAAGGCGTTCTTCGACGCCGAGGTGCTCCAGGTGTGGACCCTGGGCGTGACGCCCTATTCGGACGCAAAGTTCAAGGACAACTTCCGCACCAACTCCTTCTTCATCGGCAACAACACGCGCGACGCCGTCAATCAAGGTCTCGCGGACTACACGCCGGTGTTCCTGTCCCAGGTCCCCGGTCTGTTCCAGAAAAAACTCGTGCCCGTGGACGTGGCGCTCATCCAGACCTCGCTCCCGGACGATCACGGATTCATGAGCCTCGGCATCAGCGTGGACATCGTCAAGGCCGCGGCCGAGAACGCCGTTCTCGTGATCGCCCAGGTGAACCCCCGCATGCCGCGCGTGTTGGGAGACACCTTCATCAACATCAAAGAAGTTGACTTCATCGTCCCGTATGACGAGCCGCTCCTGGAATACGAGGACACGGTGGCCGATGAGATCTCCCAGAAGATCGGGACCTACGTCTCGCGCATCGTGGAGGATGGAGACACCCTTCAAGTGGGTTACGGCAGCATCCCGAACGCCATCCTCGCTCATCTCAGGAACAAGAAGCACCTGGGCGTGCACACCGAGCTGTTGACCGACGGGATCGTGGATCTCATGAGGCTGCACGTCATTGACAATACGCTCAAGGATCTGAACCGCGGAAAGACCGTGGCCGCCTTCTGCATGGGCAAACACGATACCTACGACTTCCTGCACGATAATGCAGCCATCGAATTCCGGCCGGTGAACTATACCAACAATCCAACGGTCCTCGCGCGTCAGAGGAACATGACCGCCATCAACAGCGCGCTCGAGATCGACCTCTCGGGTCAGGCCACCGCCGAGTCCATCGGCAAGCTGTTCTACAGCGGCATCGGCGGCCAGGCCGACTTCATGCGCGGCGCGGTGCTGTCACAGGGCGGCAAGACCATCCTGGCGATCCAATCCACGGCGGAGAACGACGAGACCTCGCGCATCGTCCCCTTCCTCACGGAGGGCGCGGGCGTGACCCTCTCGCGGGGCGACATCCACTACGTCGTGACCGAATACGGCATCGCCTACCTGCACGGCAAGAACATTCGCGAGCGGGCCATGGACCTGATCTCGATCGCACACCCGAAATTCCGCGGATGGCTCATCGAGGAGGCAAAGGCCCGGAACCTCATTTACAAGGACCAGGCGTTTATTTCCGGCGTGCAGGGCGAATATCCCGAGTCGCTCGAGGCGTTCAAGACCACGCGGACGGGGCTGGACCTTCAGCTCCGCCCCGTGAAGCTCTCCGACGAGCCGCTGCTGAAGGATTTTTTCTATTCCCTGTCGAACGACTCCATGTACCGGAGGTTCATCTCTTCGCGCACCGACATGCACCACGAACGGCTCCAGCCATTCGTGGTGATCGACTACACCACGGAGATGGTGATCCTCGCCGTGGTCCCGCAGGAACAAAAAGAACTGATCATGGGCATGGCGCAGTACCTGATCGACGAGAAGTCCCATACCGCCGAAGTGGCGTTTGTGGTGCGTGACGAACACCAGGACAAGGGCATTGGCGCGGAGCTGCTCTCCTATGTCACGTATCTGGCCAGAAAGAGCGGCCTCCTCGGCTTCACCGCGGCGGTGCTGATGGACAACCGGCAGATGCTTCAGCTCTTCGAATCAATGGGGTTCATCATCGAAAAGCGGGCCGAGGGCGGGGTGTACGAGCTCAAGATGTCGTTCAGGGATTAA
- a CDS encoding acetate--CoA ligase family protein: protein MTSILKSGVYQVGEEEAMQILTYYGFQFPKRALAKTSYEAVQFASEIGFPVVMKISSPNILHKTDVGGVRVNVKTANEAEDAFREITANARRIMPEAFIKGVMISEMLKGGREVILGVTYDRTFGHMIMFGLGGIYVEVLKDVAFRIVPVARRDALAMVNEIRTTGLLRGTRGERPSDINAIASYIVNLSCLVSDFPEILELDVNPLMVMEEGAMALDARIIFQQPEGKR, encoded by the coding sequence ATCACCTCCATCCTCAAGTCCGGCGTATATCAGGTCGGCGAAGAGGAGGCGATGCAGATCCTCACTTATTATGGGTTCCAGTTCCCGAAGCGGGCGCTCGCGAAGACATCATACGAGGCGGTCCAATTCGCGTCGGAGATCGGGTTCCCCGTCGTGATGAAGATCTCGTCGCCCAACATCCTGCACAAGACCGACGTGGGCGGAGTGCGCGTGAACGTGAAAACAGCGAACGAGGCGGAAGACGCCTTTCGTGAGATCACCGCGAATGCCCGGCGCATCATGCCCGAGGCCTTCATCAAGGGCGTGATGATCTCCGAGATGCTGAAAGGCGGCAGGGAAGTGATCCTGGGCGTGACCTACGACCGCACGTTCGGCCACATGATCATGTTCGGCCTCGGCGGCATCTATGTCGAGGTGCTGAAGGACGTGGCTTTCAGGATCGTGCCGGTGGCGCGACGCGACGCGCTTGCCATGGTGAACGAGATCAGGACCACCGGCCTCCTGCGCGGCACGCGCGGGGAACGGCCGTCCGACATCAACGCGATCGCGAGCTATATTGTGAACCTCTCATGCCTCGTGTCCGATTTCCCGGAGATCCTGGAGCTGGACGTGAACCCGCTCATGGTGATGGAGGAGGGCGCAATGGCGCTTGATGCGAGGATCATCTTCCAGCAGCCGGAGGGGAAGAGGTGA
- a CDS encoding phosphotransacetylase family protein → MIPIFVASSTGFAGRTLVSLGLALKLRDMDYKVGVMQPFGTVPVKSGKDVYDADARFFKETLALEEPLDVISPFVMSYEEQTLLYQGKATDAKKRVLAAYRSFKKKDFIIICGAGDLFEGALLGIDTLSLVEDMKANVLMVEPWRGDSSADSLFGVRAVLGKRYAGGVINKVPGAMIEHVKNIVKPFIEKKGVPVFGVIPKDKFLESVTVGQLNEILNGKVLCCEDKLDEFVENFLVGAMDVDSALNYFRRTLNKAVITGAHRTDIQLAALETSTKCIILTGGFQTNEVVLDKARVRGVPILTVADDTFSAINKIELRMGKSSIREKRKIERAKELISAHFDMFGFLKKLDKV, encoded by the coding sequence ATGATTCCCATTTTCGTCGCATCCAGCACCGGTTTCGCCGGCCGGACCCTCGTCTCCCTCGGCCTTGCCCTGAAGCTCAGGGACATGGACTATAAGGTCGGCGTGATGCAGCCGTTCGGCACCGTCCCGGTGAAGAGCGGGAAGGACGTGTATGACGCAGACGCCCGGTTCTTCAAGGAGACGCTTGCGCTTGAGGAGCCGCTTGACGTGATATCGCCCTTTGTCATGAGCTACGAGGAACAGACGCTGCTCTATCAGGGGAAGGCGACTGACGCGAAGAAGCGGGTCCTTGCCGCATATAGATCGTTCAAGAAAAAGGATTTCATCATCATTTGCGGAGCCGGCGACCTCTTTGAGGGCGCGCTCCTCGGTATCGATACACTGTCCCTTGTGGAAGACATGAAGGCCAACGTGCTCATGGTGGAGCCCTGGCGGGGGGACAGCTCCGCGGACTCGCTCTTTGGCGTGCGTGCGGTCCTTGGCAAGCGGTATGCGGGCGGCGTGATCAACAAGGTGCCGGGAGCCATGATCGAGCACGTGAAGAATATTGTGAAACCCTTTATCGAGAAAAAGGGCGTGCCGGTCTTCGGCGTGATCCCCAAGGACAAGTTCCTCGAGTCCGTGACCGTGGGGCAGCTGAACGAGATCCTGAACGGCAAGGTGCTCTGCTGCGAGGACAAGCTTGACGAATTCGTGGAGAACTTTCTGGTCGGCGCGATGGACGTGGACAGCGCGCTCAACTATTTTCGCAGGACGCTGAACAAGGCCGTGATCACCGGCGCCCACCGCACCGACATTCAGCTGGCCGCGCTCGAGACCTCGACAAAGTGCATCATCCTGACCGGCGGGTTCCAGACGAACGAGGTTGTGCTCGACAAGGCCCGCGTCCGCGGCGTCCCCATCCTGACCGTGGCCGACGACACCTTTTCCGCCATCAACAAGATCGAGCTCCGCATGGGAAAGTCCAGCATCCGCGAGAAGCGGAAGATCGAGCGGGCAAAGGAGCTGATCAGCGCCCACTTCGACATGTTCGGGTTTTTGAAGAAGTTGGACAAGGTGTAA